The Candidatus Tumulicola sp. region ACGCCGAGGCGATCGTGAAATCTGCTCCCAGGGCGATGTTCGTCGTGGCGTTGACGTTGGTTGGAAACTGGCGCACTCCGGGCTGAATCTTGGTCGAACCCGAACCGCTGCCGGAGATCGTCGCATGCGTGTGAGAGGCTTGTAACGACCGCATCAGCATCGACACGTTGACGGTGTCGCTGTCGATGGGAACCGGGAGGTTGACCGACCACGTCGCGTTCGCCGACAACGGCTGCGGCGCGCTCTTGAGGAGGAGCCCGATCTGCGCGAACGGCTTAAGCACGTCCTTGAGCTGCGGCGGTACGTTTAACGTGCCGTTTGCGCCGGCGGAAATCGTTTGGCCCGGCGCGCCGTCGACGCTCACGCTAAACGATGTCGGCGTCGAGTGCGTAAACTTGATGTAGTGGCTCGCGCTTTGCGGGCCGCTTTGCGTTACGGACTGCGACGTAACGTGATACGTCATCGTGCGCCCGACCGGAATCGCAGCCAACGCCGAGCCTGCCGCCGCCGGCAACGGTGCGGTAACTGCCGCGACGAGTAGCCCCGCCGACGCAAAAGCAACGACTGACTTCATATGGTCTCCCCTATTGTTTGCTTAGGCACATCATAAGGCCCCGGATGGGCTATCGCCTATCCTGAAAGCGAAAGTGCGTCTAGGGCTGACAGCCTTGGTCGGCCCAAGTTTTAAACGTTGCGCTCATCTCGGGGGTCCAGCGTTCGCCGGTTCCGCTGGGCGGCATGCTGCCGTCGGTGACGGTCCGAAGAATCGCCTGCGAATGTTTTTCGACGTCGTCGCGATCGCTCAGATCCATGCCAGCGTGCTTCATGTGGTCGACGTCGAGGTCGGTGAACAGCGGGCGGATGTCCCGTGCAAAGCTCAGGTTGACGTTATCTGACATGGTACTCTCCTTGTGGCGCTAGATCGTACTAACGGTCGCGCCGAACGGCTCATACACGGTTATCTGCTTTTCCGGAGCGTTTCCCGCCGGATATGCGTAGAAACCCACGACGTCGCCATCTTGACTCGGTGCTACGAGCACGGCGTTGGCTTTTCCCTTGGTTGCCGGAACGATCCAGAATTGATTGACGTAGTTGGCATCGCTTAACATAACCGTGCCGGCAATTTTCCCCTTTTTCCCGCTCGTCAGATACACTTCCGACGTATCGGTGTCGCCCACGGCGATATCCTTGCCGTCGAACGAAACGCCACCCGGCCACTCAATCGATCGTTTGAGCTTAATCGTCAAGAAGACGTTCTTGCCATGCGGTAATTCTGCGAACACGAACTCTGCGCTCGACGTAACGCCGCCGACATACAGGTCACCCTTGTTGTCGTAGCCGCAGAAGCGATATTCCTCGAACTGTGGATCCGAGATCACCTTCGGCGAGCCGGTCGCACGGGCGTAAATCGAAACGCTACCAGCGCCAGATGTTGCATAAAAATTCGTTACGGCTAGATTACCGGTGACGGGATCCACGGAGCACCCTTCGGGGTATTCACCGGGATCACCGAGCGTCGCGATCGGCTTGGTTCCGCCGTGGGCGTACTCGACGATTTCTTTAGCACCGTCGTCCACGATCCACACGTCGCCGGCCGCATCGCTGCACAGCCCGTAGGGATCGTCGAAGCCGGTCAACGTACCCTCCGCTTTTCCGCCGGGATACGAATAGACGTACACCTCGTTGGTGAGAATCGACGATACATACAACAACGATGGCTGCATCTTCGCATCGGGTAACAAGTGCGATCCGACGATGGCGCGAGCGGCCGGTGCGAAGGCGGTGGCCGTTTGCGTGCCCGCAGGCCCGGAGCACGACACGAGGACGGCAGAGGCGACGAGACACGCAAAGTCAGAACGAATCGAGCGAAACATCATGCGATGACCCTCCAGCCCAAGCGATACAAGCTAGCGTCGCCCGTCCCTGCTAAACGAGGCTAGTTATCGAATCACCAAATGGACTTCGGGCCGGACGCGACCGCAAGCGCCAGAATCGTCCGGCGTCGGGTTTAGACGAAGTCTTGTAAGGTCAACGTGAGCGTGGCATGGGTTCCGTCTTTATGCGTGACGCCGATTTGCAGTTGCGTACCGGCCGGCTGGAAGAAGAGCTCCCGCACCGCCTGCAGACTCATACCGGCAGCCGGCTTTCCTCCGATCGAATCGATGGTATCGCCTTTAACGAATCCCGCGCTCGCCGCCGCCGTCTGCGGCCGCACGTCGTAAACGACGGCCGTACCGTTACGATTAATCAGGAAGAGGCCGGCGCGCTCGTAGTCGTCGGGCGTCATGAAGGCGTTGTTGGAGGTGAGCGCCATCGTCTGCTTCTCGTAATCCAGCGTGAGGCTAAAGCGTTTGAACACGGCGCCGCCGACATTGCCGGCAACGAACGGTGCTGCGAACGCACCCTTCTGCGCCGCGCTGAAATCGGTGATAACGTTCGACAGAATGAAGTTGCCGAAGCCGAGCGTTTTGATCCGCCCTAAACGGCCCATCGCGCCACCGCCCACACCGAAACCATTGACGCCGATGCCGCTCATCTTCGACGGAACGACCTGCGGGTGCGCCGCTATCCACGGCGTCATCAACGAAATCGAAGAGCGCGAACCGGTATCGAGCGTACACTGCGCGGCGATCGAGTCGATGGTGCACGGAAACTGCGGTTGGCGTCCGTCCAGTACGAAGGGGACGACGTTTGCTCCGGCCGGCACCGTTGCCGCATCCGGCATTTGGAAGATTACCGTGTTGCCGGCGTAGTCGAAGGTCGTGACGAAGCGCGACAGCACTTCAAAGCCGATCAGACCATCGACGCGCTGACCGCCGGCGATGCCGAAGCCCTGGCGCGTCGGAGCCACCGCAAACAACTGGTTGGTGATTTTTGCCGTGCCGATCTGCATGCTGTCGACGTTGGCGAAGGCCAGCGATTCGGTCGTGTTGCCGACGCCGCCGCCTTGTACCGAGCCGTGGCCGGCCGCGCCGATCTCGCGCGCAACCGCCGGATCGACGTAGTTCGCGCCGCCGGTATCGAGGATGAAGCGGTACGGGCCGCGTCCGTTCAGGAGCAGCGACAGATACACGTGGTTGTCGACCAAATCGAACGGAACGCTGGTCTGCGTTCCGCCGCCGACGATCGAGAAGTCGTGAACGTTCGACGCGGGCTTTTTGAGATGCGCGTCGAGGTCCGGCGGGTTTGCCACAACCGAGGTAACGGTGACGGAGGTCGAGTTTCCATCGCTGGTTGCCGACTCGACCGAATAAGGGATCTGCAGTCCATTGACCGGACGGTAATCCGAGTAGGTAGAGGTCGACACGATCGGCCCGATCGATTGCACGGATCGCCACGGCAAATGCGTCGTTCGGTCCAACCACAGTTGAAATGGAACGAGCGAGTTGGGAGCGGTCACTTCGAGCACATCGTACTGGTTTCCAGCGGCCGTCTGAACGCCGGCCGAGCGAACCGTCGCGCCACCGTTATTCGCCGTCCATAATGCGTAGCTCGACATGAAGTCGCCGCTAATCGTAGCCGATCTGCCGGCGTCGCCGCCATCCACCGACACGAGTCCGGAACCGTCGAGGTTCCACACGTCGGTCCCGTCGTAGCCATCGCCGCCCGACACCGGTGGCGTGTTGTAGGACTCCGCCGAGAGCGGCCGTCCGATTGCTTGCCACGAAATGTCGGTGCCCGTCAGCCCCCCGAAGCTGATCTTCGAAGTAACCTCGAGTCCCGACACGTTTTCGACCGCCGAACCGCCCAGAGCGGCGCGCGAGGCAGCGAGCAGAGCCGCCGTTTGGTCGTCGGTGGGAGCGGCCTGCACGGCGGCGGGCCCGAGGCACGCAAAAAAGGCGCCCATACAAGCAGCGAGACGGTTAACGTTCATGCGCTTCTATACGACGTCGAGAGCCCGCTTGTTTCGCCGGCGCCACTCAGCGGTTCAACAGGGAACATCGATAGGATGATGCCTATTCTTGCACTCCGCGAAAGGTCCGGGACCAGGCCCGCCGGGAGCGTTAGAAGAAAGCGCGGTTAGAGATTCGGCGTTCCCATCGCGGAACACCGGCACCCATGGTACCTTGAGGAACGGATGCGGCGATTACTCGCGATGTTCGGCTCGTTGAGCCTCCTGTACGCCTGCAGCGGCTCGGGCTATATTCCGTATGGCTCGCACTCGCTCGCCCCGTCGCAGATTCGCTCGCTCGTGTCGGGCGCATCGCAGGAGACCGGCGTGCCGCAAGGGCTCATCAACGCGGTCGTTATGGCCGAGTCGGCCGGCAATCCGTCCGCGATTAGTTCGGCTGGCGCGCAAGGGCTGATGCAACTGATGCCGGGCACCTCGTCCGGCTGCGGTATTTCGGATGCCTTCGATCCGCAGCAGAACGTGCATTGCGGAACGAGCTACCTGCACTCGCTGTTGCGCCGTTATCACAATAACGTGACGCTGGCGGTCGCGGCGTACAACGCCGGACCAGGCGCGGTAGACCGGTACCACGGCGTTCCGCCGTATGCCGAAACGCGTGCGTACGTTACGCGCGTGATCTCGGCATAC contains the following coding sequences:
- a CDS encoding aspartyl protease family protein → MNVNRLAACMGAFFACLGPAAVQAAPTDDQTAALLAASRAALGGSAVENVSGLEVTSKISFGGLTGTDISWQAIGRPLSAESYNTPPVSGGDGYDGTDVWNLDGSGLVSVDGGDAGRSATISGDFMSSYALWTANNGGATVRSAGVQTAAGNQYDVLEVTAPNSLVPFQLWLDRTTHLPWRSVQSIGPIVSTSTYSDYRPVNGLQIPYSVESATSDGNSTSVTVTSVVANPPDLDAHLKKPASNVHDFSIVGGGTQTSVPFDLVDNHVYLSLLLNGRGPYRFILDTGGANYVDPAVAREIGAAGHGSVQGGGVGNTTESLAFANVDSMQIGTAKITNQLFAVAPTRQGFGIAGGQRVDGLIGFEVLSRFVTTFDYAGNTVIFQMPDAATVPAGANVVPFVLDGRQPQFPCTIDSIAAQCTLDTGSRSSISLMTPWIAAHPQVVPSKMSGIGVNGFGVGGGAMGRLGRIKTLGFGNFILSNVITDFSAAQKGAFAAPFVAGNVGGAVFKRFSLTLDYEKQTMALTSNNAFMTPDDYERAGLFLINRNGTAVVYDVRPQTAAASAGFVKGDTIDSIGGKPAAGMSLQAVRELFFQPAGTQLQIGVTHKDGTHATLTLTLQDFV
- a CDS encoding lytic transglycosylase domain-containing protein; this encodes MRRLLAMFGSLSLLYACSGSGYIPYGSHSLAPSQIRSLVSGASQETGVPQGLINAVVMAESAGNPSAISSAGAQGLMQLMPGTSSGCGISDAFDPQQNVHCGTSYLHSLLRRYHNNVTLAVAAYNAGPGAVDRYHGVPPYAETRAYVTRVISAYRSY